The proteins below are encoded in one region of Pseudomonas putida S13.1.2:
- a CDS encoding aminotransferase class V-fold PLP-dependent enzyme codes for MSTLYPSNDPEGLIEYSVVYTDRSLNHMSQTFQGVMKNISSTLKEVYGAQAVAVVPGSGTFGMESVARQFATGQQCLVIRNGWFSYRWSQILDAGNIPAATTVLKARPVDAGRQAAYTPPPLEEVLASIQAHKPQIVFAPHVETSSGIILPDDYLRAVGDAVHAVGGLFVLDCIASGTLWVDMHKCAVDLLISAPQKGWSASPCCALVMLSALALERIEHTQSSSFACDLKKWLQIMQAYEQGGHAYHATMPSDSLARFNDVMNEMQAYGFEKVRSEQQALGDRVRAMLTGKGIKSVAAAGFQAPGVVVSYTDDADIKSGKKFADHGLQIAAGVPLQCDEPADFQTFRIGLFGLEKLHNIERTVSTLEQALDEVMAD; via the coding sequence ATGTCCACGCTTTATCCCAGTAATGATCCTGAGGGGCTCATCGAGTACTCGGTCGTCTATACCGACCGCTCGCTCAACCACATGTCACAAACCTTTCAAGGCGTGATGAAGAACATTTCCAGCACGCTGAAAGAGGTCTATGGCGCCCAGGCTGTTGCGGTAGTGCCGGGCAGCGGTACATTCGGCATGGAATCGGTAGCGCGACAGTTTGCCACCGGCCAGCAATGCCTGGTGATACGCAACGGCTGGTTCAGTTATCGCTGGAGCCAGATCCTTGATGCGGGCAACATCCCGGCGGCCACCACAGTGCTGAAAGCCCGACCGGTCGACGCGGGACGCCAGGCTGCCTACACGCCCCCGCCGCTGGAGGAAGTGCTGGCGAGCATCCAGGCGCACAAGCCTCAGATCGTCTTTGCCCCCCACGTTGAAACCTCATCCGGGATTATTCTGCCCGACGATTACCTGCGGGCCGTCGGCGACGCGGTGCATGCGGTGGGTGGCCTGTTCGTGCTGGACTGCATCGCCTCCGGCACGCTTTGGGTGGATATGCACAAGTGCGCAGTCGACCTGCTGATCAGCGCACCGCAAAAAGGCTGGAGCGCCTCCCCTTGCTGTGCCCTGGTGATGCTCAGCGCGTTGGCGCTTGAGCGCATCGAGCACACGCAGAGCAGCAGCTTTGCCTGCGACCTGAAAAAGTGGCTTCAGATCATGCAGGCCTACGAACAAGGCGGACATGCCTACCATGCGACCATGCCCAGCGATTCGCTGGCGCGGTTCAACGACGTGATGAACGAGATGCAAGCCTACGGTTTCGAGAAGGTGCGTAGCGAACAACAGGCACTGGGTGATCGGGTGCGCGCCATGCTGACCGGCAAAGGTATCAAGAGCGTGGCCGCAGCCGGCTTTCAAGCCCCGGGGGTCGTGGTGAGCTACACCGATGATGCCGACATCAAGAGCGGCAAGAAATTTGCCGATCACGGCTTGCAGATAGCCGCCGGCGTTCCGTTGCAATGCGACGAGCCGGCCGACTTCCAGACCTTCCGCATCGGTCTGTTCGGGCTCGAAAAGCTGCACAACATCGAGCGTACGGTCAGCACTCTTGAGCAGGCCCTTGATGAAGTGATGGCGGACTAA
- a CDS encoding helix-turn-helix domain-containing protein, protein MDYQLFHQKSPAPTTTAGQHVRHLRRQAALSQLDLALMAGVSQRHLSCVETGRAKASPSTLHALLSALNAPLDQCNEVFLAAGYAPRYSTTPLESPTLDVVRAAIDHILHANDPAPAIVIDSNWDITAANVSTGLLLAMAGVAQDVGSGLNLLETLFCPGGLGDRLANAHEIRAAAWQRASRESVSNPALAERLNRFPSPGFVLPAPTASPLLLTRVCTADGELRFLSTFTTFGMPLDITVESLRIEHLIPADLSTRQRMMQAFNDWNADYGHE, encoded by the coding sequence ATGGATTACCAGCTGTTCCACCAGAAGTCACCCGCACCGACAACGACGGCAGGGCAGCATGTGCGTCACTTGCGTCGGCAAGCAGCACTCAGCCAGCTTGACCTTGCGCTGATGGCAGGGGTTTCCCAGCGCCACCTCAGTTGCGTCGAGACGGGGCGCGCTAAAGCCAGCCCCAGCACCTTGCACGCCCTGTTATCGGCCCTGAATGCACCGTTGGATCAGTGCAATGAAGTTTTTCTTGCTGCTGGCTACGCGCCTCGTTACAGCACTACGCCGCTTGAATCGCCCACCCTGGATGTGGTTCGTGCAGCCATTGATCACATACTGCATGCGAACGATCCGGCACCTGCCATCGTGATCGACAGCAACTGGGATATCACTGCCGCCAACGTGAGTACAGGGCTGCTGTTGGCGATGGCGGGCGTCGCGCAGGACGTGGGCTCTGGCCTCAACCTTCTGGAAACACTGTTCTGCCCCGGCGGCCTGGGTGATCGGTTGGCCAATGCACACGAGATCCGCGCTGCTGCGTGGCAACGCGCCTCCCGGGAGTCAGTCAGTAATCCTGCGCTCGCAGAGCGCCTGAACCGTTTTCCGTCTCCCGGCTTTGTCTTGCCGGCACCGACAGCCAGCCCTTTACTACTGACGCGTGTGTGCACCGCAGACGGCGAGTTGAGATTTCTCTCAACCTTCACGACGTTCGGCATGCCCCTGGACATCACCGTTGAGTCACTGCGAATCGAACATTTGATTCCAGCCGATTTATCGACCAGGCAGAGGATGATGCAAGCCTTCAACGATTGGAATGCCGATTACGGCCATGAATGA
- a CDS encoding PepSY domain-containing protein, producing the protein MKAMTRLFTGLAMAGALASTAAWADQPGADWKVTKDQAEATLKGAGYTQITKIEADDGHWEGEGMKADGKQYEFQVDPHDGKIIKDELDH; encoded by the coding sequence ATGAAAGCGATGACTCGACTGTTCACAGGCCTGGCCATGGCCGGCGCATTGGCCAGCACTGCAGCATGGGCAGATCAGCCTGGCGCAGACTGGAAGGTGACCAAGGATCAGGCAGAGGCCACCCTGAAAGGTGCCGGCTACACGCAAATCACCAAGATCGAGGCCGATGACGGCCATTGGGAAGGTGAGGGCATGAAAGCTGACGGCAAACAGTACGAATTCCAGGTCGATCCCCATGACGGCAAGATCATCAAGGACGAATTGGATCATTGA